In Bubalus kerabau isolate K-KA32 ecotype Philippines breed swamp buffalo chromosome 4, PCC_UOA_SB_1v2, whole genome shotgun sequence, one DNA window encodes the following:
- the LOC129648998 gene encoding keratin-associated protein 9-3-like isoform X2: protein MTHSCCSPCCQPTCCETTCCKPTCVTTCCQPACGGSSCCQPCCHPIRCQTTCCRTTCLKPICVSSCCQPTCCESSCCQPSCPQTCCQITETTCCKPTCVTSCCQPTCCGSSSGGQTCGGSNCCQPCCQPASCAPVYCHRICYHPTCCCLPGCRDQSCGSSCCQPCSRPVCCQTTCCHPSCVSSCCQPSCC, encoded by the exons ATGACTCACTCCTGCTGCTCCCCATGCTGCCAGCCCACCTGCTGTGA GACCACCTGCTGCAAGCCTACCTGTGTGACCACCTGCTGCCAGCCCGCCTGCGGTGGGTCCAGCTGCTGCCAGCCTTGCTGCCACCCTATCCGCTGTCAGACCACCTGCTGCAGGACCACCTGCCTCAAGCCTATTTGTGTGAGCAGCTGCTGCCAGCCCACCTGCTGTGAGTCCAGCTGCTGTcagccctcctgcccccaaacttgCTGTCAAATCACTGAAACCACCTGCTGCAAACCTACTTGTGTGACCAGCTGCTGTCAGCCCACCTGCTGTGGATCCAGCAGCGGTGGACAAACCTGCGGTGGGTCTAACTGCTGTCAGCCTTGCTGTCAGCCAGCCTCCTGTGCACCCGTGTACTGCCACAGAATCTGCTACCACCCCACGTGCTGCTGCCTGCCTGGGTGCCGAGACCAGAGCTGTGGATCCAGCTGCTGCCAGCCTTGCAGCCGCCCTGTCTGCTGTCAGACCACCTGCTGCCACCCTAGCTGTGTGTCCAGCTGCTGCCAGCCTTCCTGCTGCTGA
- the LOC129648998 gene encoding keratin-associated protein 9-8-like isoform X1, whose translation MTHSCCSPCCQPTCCESSCCRTTCCKPTCVTTCCQPACGGSSCCQPCCHPIRCQTTCCRTTCLKPICVSSCCQPTCCESSCCQPSCPQTCCQITETTCCKPTCVTSCCQPTCCGSSSGGQTCGGSNCCQPCCQPASCAPVYCHRICYHPTCCCLPGCRDQSCGSSCCQPCSRPVCCQTTCCHPSCVSSCCQPSCC comes from the exons ATGACTCACTCCTGCTGCTCCCCATGCTGCCAGCCCACCTGCTGTGAGTCCAGCTGCTGTCG GACCACCTGCTGCAAGCCTACCTGTGTGACCACCTGCTGCCAGCCCGCCTGCGGTGGGTCCAGCTGCTGCCAGCCTTGCTGCCACCCTATCCGCTGTCAGACCACCTGCTGCAGGACCACCTGCCTCAAGCCTATTTGTGTGAGCAGCTGCTGCCAGCCCACCTGCTGTGAGTCCAGCTGCTGTcagccctcctgcccccaaacttgCTGTCAAATCACTGAAACCACCTGCTGCAAACCTACTTGTGTGACCAGCTGCTGTCAGCCCACCTGCTGTGGATCCAGCAGCGGTGGACAAACCTGCGGTGGGTCTAACTGCTGTCAGCCTTGCTGTCAGCCAGCCTCCTGTGCACCCGTGTACTGCCACAGAATCTGCTACCACCCCACGTGCTGCTGCCTGCCTGGGTGCCGAGACCAGAGCTGTGGATCCAGCTGCTGCCAGCCTTGCAGCCGCCCTGTCTGCTGTCAGACCACCTGCTGCCACCCTAGCTGTGTGTCCAGCTGCTGCCAGCCTTCCTGCTGCTGA
- the LOC129648998 gene encoding keratin-associated protein 9-2-like isoform X3, giving the protein MTHSCCSPCCQPTCCESSCCRTTCCKPTCVTTCCQPACGGSSCCQPCCHPIRCQTTCCRTTCLKPICVSSCCQPTCCDCCQPTCCGSSSGGQTCGGSNCCQPCCQPASCAPVYCHRICYHPTCCCLPGCRDQSCGSSCCQPCSRPVCCQTTCCHPSCVSSCCQPSCC; this is encoded by the exons ATGACTCACTCCTGCTGCTCCCCATGCTGCCAGCCCACCTGCTGTGAGTCCAGCTGCTGTCG GACCACCTGCTGCAAGCCTACCTGTGTGACCACCTGCTGCCAGCCCGCCTGCGGTGGGTCCAGCTGCTGCCAGCCTTGCTGCCACCCTATCCGCTGTCAGACCACCTGCTGCAGGACCACCTGCCTCAAGCCTATTTGTGTGAGCAGCTGCTGCCAGCCCACCTGCTGTGA CTGCTGTCAGCCCACCTGCTGTGGATCCAGCAGCGGTGGACAAACCTGCGGTGGGTCTAACTGCTGTCAGCCTTGCTGTCAGCCAGCCTCCTGTGCACCCGTGTACTGCCACAGAATCTGCTACCACCCCACGTGCTGCTGCCTGCCTGGGTGCCGAGACCAGAGCTGTGGATCCAGCTGCTGCCAGCCTTGCAGCCGCCCTGTCTGCTGTCAGACCACCTGCTGCCACCCTAGCTGTGTGTCCAGCTGCTGCCAGCCTTCCTGCTGCTGA
- the LOC129648998 gene encoding keratin-associated protein 9-7-like isoform X4 yields the protein MTHSCCSPCCQPTCCETTCCKPTCVTTCCQPACGGSSCCQPCCHPIRCQTTCCRTTCLKPICVSSCCQPTCCDCCQPTCCGSSSGGQTCGGSNCCQPCCQPASCAPVYCHRICYHPTCCCLPGCRDQSCGSSCCQPCSRPVCCQTTCCHPSCVSSCCQPSCC from the exons ATGACTCACTCCTGCTGCTCCCCATGCTGCCAGCCCACCTGCTGTGA GACCACCTGCTGCAAGCCTACCTGTGTGACCACCTGCTGCCAGCCCGCCTGCGGTGGGTCCAGCTGCTGCCAGCCTTGCTGCCACCCTATCCGCTGTCAGACCACCTGCTGCAGGACCACCTGCCTCAAGCCTATTTGTGTGAGCAGCTGCTGCCAGCCCACCTGCTGTGA CTGCTGTCAGCCCACCTGCTGTGGATCCAGCAGCGGTGGACAAACCTGCGGTGGGTCTAACTGCTGTCAGCCTTGCTGTCAGCCAGCCTCCTGTGCACCCGTGTACTGCCACAGAATCTGCTACCACCCCACGTGCTGCTGCCTGCCTGGGTGCCGAGACCAGAGCTGTGGATCCAGCTGCTGCCAGCCTTGCAGCCGCCCTGTCTGCTGTCAGACCACCTGCTGCCACCCTAGCTGTGTGTCCAGCTGCTGCCAGCCTTCCTGCTGCTGA